From the Flavobacterium galactosidilyticum genome, one window contains:
- the ruvB gene encoding Holliday junction branch migration DNA helicase RuvB: MNENLDPTSNGYNAEELDLEKKLRPLSFDDFAGQDQVLENLKIFVQAANQRNEALDHTLFHGPPGLGKTTLANILANELQVGIKISSGPVLDKPGDLAGLLTNLEERDVLFIDEIHRLSPIVEEYLYSAMEDFKIDIMIESGPNARTVQINLNPFTLIGATTRSGLLTAPMRARFGIASRLQYYTTELLTAIVERSASIFKMPISMEAAIEIAGRSRGTPRIANALLRRVRDFAQIKGNGTIDIEIARYALKALNVDAFGLDEMDNKILTTIIEKFKGGPVGLSTLATAVSESSETIEEVYEPFLIQEGFIMRTPRGREVTEKAYKHLGKINSNIQGGLF, translated from the coding sequence ATGAATGAAAATTTAGATCCAACATCAAACGGATACAATGCGGAAGAACTTGATCTTGAAAAAAAATTAAGACCACTTTCTTTTGATGATTTTGCAGGTCAAGATCAAGTATTAGAAAATTTAAAAATATTTGTTCAAGCGGCTAATCAGAGGAATGAAGCGCTTGATCATACTCTTTTTCACGGTCCTCCAGGTTTAGGTAAAACTACATTAGCTAATATACTTGCTAATGAATTGCAAGTAGGTATAAAGATCTCTTCAGGACCAGTACTTGATAAGCCCGGGGACTTAGCAGGTTTGCTAACTAATCTTGAAGAGCGCGATGTTTTATTTATTGATGAAATACATCGTTTAAGTCCTATTGTAGAAGAGTATTTATATTCTGCAATGGAAGATTTTAAGATTGACATAATGATCGAGTCTGGACCAAATGCGAGGACTGTGCAAATCAATCTCAATCCATTTACATTAATAGGCGCTACTACCAGATCGGGGTTGCTTACTGCTCCAATGCGTGCCCGTTTTGGGATAGCTTCACGTCTGCAATATTATACAACTGAATTGCTTACAGCAATCGTAGAACGAAGTGCTTCTATCTTTAAAATGCCTATATCAATGGAAGCTGCTATTGAAATTGCTGGTAGAAGTCGCGGTACACCCCGTATTGCTAATGCGTTATTGCGTCGTGTTCGTGATTTTGCGCAAATTAAGGGAAATGGAACTATTGATATTGAAATTGCTCGTTATGCTTTAAAAGCTTTAAATGTCGATGCTTTTGGTCTGGATGAAATGGACAATAAAATCTTAACCACAATTATTGAAAAGTTCAAAGGAGGTCCAGTTGGTTTGTCCACTTTAGCAACAGCTGTTTCTGAAAGTAGTGAAACTATTGAGGAAGTTTATGAGCCCTTTTTGATACAGGAAGGTTTTATTATGCGCACTCCCAGAGGTCGCGAAGTTACTGAGAAAGCTTATAAACATTTAGGAAAGATTAATTCTAATATTCAAGGTGGTTTGTTTTAA